From Ornithorhynchus anatinus isolate Pmale09 chromosome X3, mOrnAna1.pri.v4, whole genome shotgun sequence, the proteins below share one genomic window:
- the ORNANAV1R3024 gene encoding vomeronasal 1 receptor ornAnaV1R3024 (The RefSeq protein has 4 substitutions, 1 frameshift and aligns at 98% coverage compared to this genomic sequence), with protein MDVSDISLGSVMLLEIGTGVSGNVFLLLFYAHMAFSRHKLSSSDLILTHLALVNIIMLLTYGIPEIISAWGWKNFLDTAGCKIILYIYRVGRDLVICTTCLLSIFQAITISPGTSRWAGVKAKLPKYILPSFVVFWVLNLLIDVNSLVYVTGPQNSTTVLITFDLKYCSITILSAEAALLNAIMLSGRDLSFLGLMSLASGYMVFVLYGHHRRVRHLHGPGGSPRTMPEVQAAKRVITLVTLYVLLYGRQSIMFSVLLKRKEKSPLLVKIHMVMSFGFPVISPFLVILSDRRTRTFWKRQSTISTVDSS; from the exons tctctcAATGGTCCGTAATGCTGTTAGAGATCGGCACTGGGGTGTCAGggaatgtcttcctcctcctgttttatgcCCACATGGCCTTCTCCAGGCACAAGCTCAGCTCCTCAGACTTGATACTCACCCACCTGGCCTTGGTCAACATCATCATGCTTCTCACCTATGGGATCCCAGAGATCATTTCTGCTTGGGGATGGAAAAATTTCCTGGACACCGCTGGTTGTAAAATCATCTTATATATTTACCGAGTGGGCCGGGATCTtgtcatctgcaccacctgcct ctgccttctgagtatcttccaggccatcaccatcagccctggcacctcccggtgggcaggggtcAAAGCCAAATTACCCAAGTACATCCTCCCTTCCTTTGTCTTTTTCTGGGTCCTCAATCTGCTGATCGATGTGAATTCACTGGTGTATGTGACAGGCCCCCAGAACAGCACCACCGTGCTCATCACATTTGATCTTAAATATTGTTCGATAACCATTCTCAGTGCAGAGGCCGCCCTGTTAAATGCCATTATGCTCTCTGGACGTGATctgtccttcttggggctcaTGAGCctggccagcggctacatggtgtttgtcctgtacGGACACCACCGGCGGGTCCGACATCTCCACGGGCCCGGTGGCTCCCCCAGAACGATGCCCGAGGTCCAAGCAGCCAAGAGAGTCATAACCCTGGTCACTCTTTATGTCCTCCTCTACGGGCGACAGTCCATCATGTTCAGTGTTTTACTCAACAGGAAAGAAAAGTCTCCTCTGCTGGTGAAAATCCATATGGTGATGTCTTTTGGCTTTCCTGTCATCAGCCCATTCCTAGTGATTCTTAGTGACAGGAGGACGAGAACGTTCTGGAAAAGACAGTCAACGATTTCCACCGTGGATTCCTCATAA